From the Deltaproteobacteria bacterium genome, the window ATAGAAAATGGCGTGGGCACCATCGATGTGGATGGCGTCCGGCGAACCGCCAGCCTTTTGCTCGTGGAGGATGCTGCCGTGGGCGACTACGTGATCGTGCACGCCGGGTTTGCCCTGCACAAGATTGACGAAGCCGATGCCATGGCGTCTTTGCGGCTCCTAAAGGAGGCGGCCGAATTTGCAGAAAAGAAAGAGAGGGAAGTGTAACATTCCTTTGACAAATTTTCGTGCAAAACAAATCGAGATCAACGGCATCGTGCAAGGGGTGGGGTTCCGGCCTTTCGTTTACCAGCTGGCCACGGCGCACGGGCTCCGCGGCCGGGTTTCCAACACGTCCGACGGTGTTTCCATCGAGGTGGAAGGCGACCAGACGGCCGTTGAAGCCTTTATCCGTGACCTGACCGGGAAGGCGCCTCCCCTGTCCCGGATCACCCGGATCGAAAGCGAAGACACCCCCTCGACGGGATTCCCCGATTTTTCCATCGGCAACAGCCGGTCCAAGGGTCGGCGCCACACCCTTATTTCTCCGGACATGTCCATCTGTGACGACTGCCTGGCGGAGTTGTTGGACCCCGGCGACCGCCGCTACCGCTATCCGTTCATCAACTGCACCAACTGCGGCCCGCGCTACACCATCATAGACGACATTCCCTATGACCGCCCGCAGACATCCATGCGCGGTTTCATGATGTGTGACCGCTGCCAGTCGGAGTACGACGATCCTCTGAACAGACGCTTCCACGCGCAGCCCAATGCCTGCCCTGCCTGCGGGCCCCATGTGTGGCTGGCAGACAAAAACGGCACCGCGGTTTCCGCAGAGGATCCCGTCGCGGCGGCCGTGGATTGCATTAAAAAGGGGCGCATATTGGCGGTCAAAGGCCTGGGCGGATTTCACCTGGTGGCGGATGCGGCAAACCAGGCGGCTGTGGAGCGGCTGAGGCGCCGCAAGAATCGTGAGGAAAAGCCCCTGGCCGTCATGTCATACGATCTGGCCGCCATCCGGGCGTACGCCGTAACCACGCCCGACGAAGAAGCCCTGCTCACCTCCCCCCAGCGACCCATCGTGCTGCTGCCCAAAAGGAACCCGCCTTTGCTGGCGGACGCCGTTTCACCGAACAATCGCACCGTCGGGGCGATGCTGCCGTACACCCCCCTGCACTACTTGCTGCTGTCCGGCGGTTTCCGGGCCCTGGTGATGACCAGCGGCAATGTCAGTGAAGAACCCATCGCCATCGACAACCGGGATGCGTTGTCGCGGCTGGCGGCCATGGCCGATTACTTTTTGCTGCACAACCGTGACATCTACCTGAGGAGCGATGATTCGGTCGTCAAGCTGATCGCCGGCAGGGCACGCTTTTTCCGCCGCTCGCGGGGATATGTTCCCGGGCCTGTTTTTCTGAAAAAAGCCGTCCAACCGATCCTGGCCTGCGGGGCCGAGCTGAAGAACACGGTTTGCCTGACGCGGGAGGACCAGGCCTTCTTAAGCCAGCATGTGGGCGATCTCGAAAACCTGACCACCTATCAATTTTTCATCGAAACCGTCGAACACCTGAAGCGCATCCTGGACATCGAGCCCGCGCACGTGGCCTGTGACATGCATCCGGATTATTTGAGCACGCGTTATGCAAAGGCGCTGGATGATGTTGATGTTTTGGAGGTTCAGCACCACCATGCCCATATCGCGGCCTGTATGGCCGAAAACCGGGTCGACGGCCAGGTGATCGGCCTGGCCTTCGACGGTACGGGCTATGGTTCCGACGGATGCATCTGGGGCGGCGAGGTGTTGCTGGTGCGTCTCGACGGTTTTGACCGGGTCGGGCATGTCGCCTACGTGCCCATGCCCGGCGGTGCCGCGGCCATAAAAGCGCCGTGGCGGATGGCTGTCAGTTACCTGTACCAGGCGTTTGGGAAAAGCCTGCTTGCGTTGGACCTGCCTTTTTTCAGAACCGTCGATAATCACAAAATTGAATTCATGATCGACATGATTGAAAAACGGGTCAACGCTCCCTATACATCCAGCCTGGGGCGGCTGTTCGATGGCGTCGCCGCCATGATCGGGCTGCGGGATACCGTTGCCTACGAAGGGCAGGCCGCCATGGAGCTGGAGATGGCGGCCGATCCGGATGCCGTGGGGGGGTATGAGGTCGGTGTCCACCGGGGCGGGATGTTGGCAATAGAGAGTGCGCCCATGATTCGGGGCATTGTCGAGGATATCCGGGCACGGGTGCACCCGTCGGAAATCAGTATGAAATTTCACAACACGCTTGTCCGGGTCTTCACGCGTCTCTGCGAGGAGATCCGCGAGGAAAGGGGCCTGAACCGGGTGGCCTTGAGCGGGGGTGTTTTCCAGAATGCGCTGCTGCTCTCAGGCCTTTCCAAAAATCTGGGAAAAAGCGGTTTCCAGGTGCTGAGCCACACCCTGGTGCCGACGAACGACGGCGGTATTGCCCTGGGGCAGGCGGTTGTGGCGGACGCCATGCTGCGTAAACCATGAACAACCGCAAAGGCGCAAAGGGCACAGAGATTTCGATGAGTGTAATTATACGAAGGGCCGAAAACACCCCGATGGCTGAATTAAACGATAGCTGTACATTGGCCGGCAAAGGAACATATGACTCTCAAATATATGGAAGAATTCCGGGATGCGACGATCTCCCGCAGCCTGGTGGAAAAAATAAAAGCCGCCTCCAGAAAGGAGATCCGCTTGATGGAGGTGTGCGGGACGCACACGGTGTCCATCTTTCGCAGCGGTGTCCGATCGCTGCTGCCGGAAACCATCAGCCTGCTTTCCGGGCCGGGGTGTCCTGTCTGCGTGACCGACCAGAAAGAGATCGACGCCTTTGTGGCACTTTCCCGGGTTGATGGGGCGATCGTGGCCACCTTCGGCGATTTGATGCGGGTTCCCGGAACCGTTTCGTCCCTGCAGAAGGAAAAGGCCGAGGGCCGTGATATCCGGATCGTCTATTCCACGATGGATGCCATCGATCTGGCCGTCAGCCATCCGGAGCGGGAGGTCATTTTCCCGGGGATCGGTTTCGAAACCACGGCTCCCACCATTGCGGCCGCCATCCAGACCGCCCATCAAATGGGGCTGCGCAACTTTTCCGTCTTTGCGGCCCACAAGACGGTCCCCCCGGCCCTCGATGCGCTGATGACTTCCGAACGGGTCCGTATCGACGGGTTCATTCTGCCGGGGCACGTATCGCTGGTGATCGGCACCTCCGCCTACGAGCCGTTTTTTAAAACCCACCACATTCCCTGTGTGGTGGCGGGATTCGAGCCGGCGGACATTCTCCAGGCGGTCTGGATGCTGGTGGAACAGATAGAGAACGGCAGGCCCCAACTGCGCAATGCCTACGGACGGGCGGTCACGCGGGAAGGGAACCGCAAGGCCAGGGAGCTGCTCCGGACGGTTTTTGCGGTGGAGGATGCCGCCTGGAGGGGGATCGGAGTAATACCTGCAAGCG encodes:
- a CDS encoding HypC/HybG/HupF family hydrogenase formation chaperone, whose amino-acid sequence is MCLAIPSKIVKIENGVGTIDVDGVRRTASLLLVEDAAVGDYVIVHAGFALHKIDEADAMASLRLLKEAAEFAEKKEREV
- the hypF gene encoding carbamoyltransferase HypF — protein: MTNFRAKQIEINGIVQGVGFRPFVYQLATAHGLRGRVSNTSDGVSIEVEGDQTAVEAFIRDLTGKAPPLSRITRIESEDTPSTGFPDFSIGNSRSKGRRHTLISPDMSICDDCLAELLDPGDRRYRYPFINCTNCGPRYTIIDDIPYDRPQTSMRGFMMCDRCQSEYDDPLNRRFHAQPNACPACGPHVWLADKNGTAVSAEDPVAAAVDCIKKGRILAVKGLGGFHLVADAANQAAVERLRRRKNREEKPLAVMSYDLAAIRAYAVTTPDEEALLTSPQRPIVLLPKRNPPLLADAVSPNNRTVGAMLPYTPLHYLLLSGGFRALVMTSGNVSEEPIAIDNRDALSRLAAMADYFLLHNRDIYLRSDDSVVKLIAGRARFFRRSRGYVPGPVFLKKAVQPILACGAELKNTVCLTREDQAFLSQHVGDLENLTTYQFFIETVEHLKRILDIEPAHVACDMHPDYLSTRYAKALDDVDVLEVQHHHAHIAACMAENRVDGQVIGLAFDGTGYGSDGCIWGGEVLLVRLDGFDRVGHVAYVPMPGGAAAIKAPWRMAVSYLYQAFGKSLLALDLPFFRTVDNHKIEFMIDMIEKRVNAPYTSSLGRLFDGVAAMIGLRDTVAYEGQAAMELEMAADPDAVGGYEVGVHRGGMLAIESAPMIRGIVEDIRARVHPSEISMKFHNTLVRVFTRLCEEIREERGLNRVALSGGVFQNALLLSGLSKNLGKSGFQVLSHTLVPTNDGGIALGQAVVADAMLRKP
- the hypD gene encoding hydrogenase formation protein HypD; this translates as MTLKYMEEFRDATISRSLVEKIKAASRKEIRLMEVCGTHTVSIFRSGVRSLLPETISLLSGPGCPVCVTDQKEIDAFVALSRVDGAIVATFGDLMRVPGTVSSLQKEKAEGRDIRIVYSTMDAIDLAVSHPEREVIFPGIGFETTAPTIAAAIQTAHQMGLRNFSVFAAHKTVPPALDALMTSERVRIDGFILPGHVSLVIGTSAYEPFFKTHHIPCVVAGFEPADILQAVWMLVEQIENGRPQLRNAYGRAVTREGNRKARELLRTVFAVEDAAWRGIGVIPASGLRIRDRFAQFDAGKKFNLELPEPREPEGCACGEILTGAKTPPECPLYKTRCTPMNPVGPCMVSSEGTCAAYYRYHG